One Oryza sativa Japonica Group chromosome 8, ASM3414082v1 DNA window includes the following coding sequences:
- the LOC4345448 gene encoding double-stranded RNA-binding protein 4, whose protein sequence is MAAATAEPLAVAVAVAHTATAGTDHSPAPLPPPPPHCNYKSKLQEYLQQANKQLPIYCTKCKGEHHQLKFKSTVMVDGEEFSSTFCHRRVKDAEQDAAKVAYDTLLERKETETDDTDVFELIDQDVVFSKSILHEYTTKTKTDQPEYSVTKTEGSVTPYVSSVSFAGHTYTGGAARNKKDAEQKAARAAVKSLLATNYTSMAKIVRSKEKLIRAISPSGYNKGIDSNPTNKKLPFAPIKFTPPSIFKLYDGEIDMLSVPQALFAPLVAAEEPKVRPAAEPASNPSEQAVHVSKKHKDNKVRGPEVKEERVAQ, encoded by the exons atggcggccgccaccgccgaacccctcgccgtcgccgtcgccgtcgcccacaccgccaccgccggcacgGACCACTCGCCGGCCCCgctgcctccccctcccc CGCACTGCAATTACAAAAGCAAATTGCAAGAGTATCTTCAGCAGGCAAATAAGCAGTTGCCAATCTACTGTACCAAGTGCAAGGGTGAACACCATCAGCTTAAGTTCAAATCCACTGTCATGGTGGATGGTGAGGAGTTTTCATCCACTTTTTGTCATAGACGTGTGAAGGACGCTGAGCAGGATGCTGCTAAAGTAGCCTATGATACCTTGCTTGAAAGGAAAGAGACTGAGACTGATGATACAGATGTGTTTGAGCTCATTGATCAG GATGTTGTGTTCAGCAAATCAATTCTTCATGAATATACTACTAAGACAAAAACTGATCAACCAGAATACTCTGTAACCAAGACAGAAGGGTCCGTGACTCCATATGTTTCATCTGTGTCATTTGCTGGGCATACTTATACTGGTGGAGCTGCAAGAAACAAGAAGGACGCAGAGCAGAAGGCAGCTCGTGCTGCGGTCAAGTCACTTTTAG CTACAAATTACACTTCCATGGCGAAAATTGTTAGATCGAAGGAAAAGCTCATCAGGGCAATCTCACCTTCTGGGTACAACAAAGGAATCGACAGTAATCCAACAAACAAGAAACTTCCTTTTGCTCCTATAAAATTCACACCCCCTTCCATATTCAAACTATATG ATGGAGAAATCGACATGCTTTCTGTGCCACAAGCTCTATTTGCCCCTCTAGTCGCTGCTGAGGAACCCAAAGTCAGACCAGCAGCTGAGCCAGCTTCCAACCCATCTGAGCAAGCTGTCCATGTATCAAAGAAGCACAAGGATAACAAAGTCAGAGGACCAGAGGTCAAGGAAGAAAGAGTTGCACAGTAG
- the LOC4345450 gene encoding aBC transporter G family member 44, whose protein sequence is MDTGEAAFGVASLRLRGSMASASSRRAPSYRDYDVFSIASSSRAEAEDDEEALKWAALEKLPTHARVRKGIVAAADDGQGSGAAGEVVDVAGLGFQERKHLLERLVRVAEEDHESFLLKLKQRIDRVGLDFPTIEVRYEHLSIDALAHVGSRGLPTFLNTTLNSLESLANLLHVVPNKKRPLNILHDVHGVIKPRRMTLLLGPPGSGKTTLLLALAGKLGSDLKVSGKVTYNGYGMDEFVAQRSAAYISQHDLHIPEMTVRETLAFSARCQGVGTRYDMLTELARREKAANIKPDPDLDVYMKAISVGGQETNIITDYVLKILGLDICADTIVGNEMLRGISGGQRKRVTTGEMIVGPARAMFMDEISTGLDSSTTFQIVKSLGQITSILGGTTVISLLQPAPETYNLFDDIILLSDGHIVYQGPREHVLEFFESMGFKCPDRKGVADFLQEVTSRKDQQQYWARTHQPYRYIPVQEFACAFQSFHVGQTLSDELSHPFDKSTSHPASLTTSTYGASKLELLRTCIARELLLMKRNMFVYRFRAFQLLVITIIVMTLFLRTNMHHETRTDGIVYLGALFFAMVAHMFNGFSELAMATIKLPVFFKQRDYLFFPSWAYTIPTWILKIPISCFEVAITVFLSYYVIGFDPNVGRLFKQYLLLLLVNQMAAALFRFIAALGRTMVVANTLASFALLVLLVLSGFILSHHDVKKWWIWGYWISPLQYAMNAIAVNEFLGHKWNRLVQGTNTTLGIEVLKSRGMFTEAKWYWIGVGALFGYVIVFNILFTIALGYLKPSGKAQQILSEEALKEKHANITGETINDPRNSASSGQTTNTRRNAAPGEASENRRGMVLPFAPLAVAFNNIRYSVDMPPEMKAQGVDQDRLLLLKGVSGSFRPGVLTALMGVSGAGKTTLMDVLAGRKTGGYIEGDISISGYPKKQETFARVSGYCEQNDIHSPNVTVYESLAYSAWLRLPSDVDSETRKMFIEQVMELVELNPLRDALVGLPGVNGLSTEQRKRLTIAVELVANPSIIFMDEPTSGLDARAAAIVMRTVRNTVDTGRTVVCTIHQPSIDIFEAFDELFLMKRGGEEIYVGPLGHHSCDLIEYFEGVEGVSKIKPGYNPATWMLEVTTLAQEDVLGISFTDVYKNSDLYQRNQSLIKGISRPPQGSKDLFFPTQFSQSFSTQCMACLWKQNLSYWRNPPYTVVRFFFSLIVALMFGTIFWRLGSKRSRQQDLFNAMGSMYAAVLFMGISYSSSVQPVVAVERTVFYRERAAGMYSALPYAFGQVVVELPYVLVQSAVYGVIVYAMIGFEWEAKKFFWYLYFMYFTLLYFTFYGMLAVGLTPSYNIASIVSSFFYGIWNLFSGFVIPRPSMPVWWRWYSWACPVSWTLYGLVASQFGDLKEPLRDTGVPIDVFLREYFGFKHDFLGVVAVAVAGFATLFAVSFSLSIKMLNFQRR, encoded by the exons ATGGACACCGGGGAGGCGGCGTTCGGAGTGGCGAGCCTGCGGCTGCGGGGGTcgatggcgtcggcgtcgtcgaggCGGGCGCCGTCGTACCGGGACTACGACGTCTTCTCgatcgcgtcgtcgtcgcgcgccgaggccgaggacgacgaggaggcgctcAAGTGGGCGGCGCTCGAGAAGCTGCCCACCCACGCCCGCGTCCGCAAgggcatcgtcgccgccgctgacgaCGGCCAGGGctcgggcgccgccggcgaggtcgtcgacgtcgccggcctcgGGTTCCAGGAGCGGAAGCACCTGCTCGAGCGCCTCGTCCGCGTCGCCGAGGAGGACCACGAGAGCTTCCTCCTCAAGCTCAAGCAGCGCATCGACAG GGTTGGGCTCGATTTCCCGACGATCGAGGTGCGCTACGAACACCTGAGCATCGACGCGTTGGCGCACGTCGGCAGCAGAGGCCTCCCGACGTTCCTCAACACAACTCTCAACTCTTTGGAG TCTCTGGCCAATTTGCTTCATGTGGTTCCCAACAAGAAGAGGCCTCTGAACATCCTCCACGATGTCCATGGAGTGATCAAGCCAAGGAG GATGACATTACTCTTAGGGCCACCAGGGTCAGGGAAAACCACACTGCTTCTTGCCTTGGCAGGGAAACTAGGATCTGATCTAAAG GTTTCAGGAAAAGTGACATACAATGGATACGGAATGGATGAGTTTGTGGCCCAAAGATCAGCTGCTTATATATCCCAACATGATCTCCACATCCCTGAGATGACGGTGCGCGAAACCCTGGCATTCTCAGCCAGATGCCAGGGAGTTGGTACTAGATATG ACATGCTTACTGAACTAGCTAGAAGGGAAAAGGCGGCGAATATTAAACCTGACCCAGATCTTGATGTTTACATGAAG GCAATATCAGTGGGTGGTCAGGAGACAAATATCATCACTGATTACGTCCTCAAG ATTCTAGGACTTGACATTTGCGCTGACACCATTGTTGGAAATGAAATGCTGAGAGGAATCTCAGGGGGACAACGCAAGCGTGTCACAACAG GTGAGATGATTGTTGGACCAGCAAGAGCAATGTTCATGGATGAAATCTCCACTGGGTTGGACAGCTCTACAACATTTCAGATAGTGAAATCTCTTGGACAGATCACCAGTATCCTCGGTGGCACAACTGTCATCTCCTTGCTGCAACCCGCACCAGAAACATATAATCTGTTTGATGATATAATCCTCCTGTCAGATGGGCACATTGTGTATCAAGGGCCACGTGAACACGTGCTTGAGTTCTTTGAATCGATGGGCTTCAAATGTCCCGATCGGAAAGGCGTTGCAGACTTTTTGCAAGAA GTGACATCAAGAAAGGATCAGCAGCAGTACTGGGCAAGGACTCACCAGCCTTACCGCTACATCCCAGTTCAGGAGTTCGCTTGTGCATTCCAGTCATTTCACGTCGGCCAAACTCTATCGGACGAGTTGTCTCACCCTTTCGACAAGAGCACTTCCCACCCTGCATCGCTCACCACCTCAACCTATGGCGCCAGCAAGCTAGAGCTTCTTCGCACATGTATAGCAAGGGAATTGCTGCTCATGAAACGCAACATGTTTGTCTACCGTTTTCGCGCTTTCCAG CTTCTGGTTATCACAATCATTGTGATGACACTGTTCCTGCGCACAAACATGCACCACGAAACAAGGACTGATGGCATTGTTTACCTGGGTGCGCTCTTCTTTGCAATGGTTGCGCACATGTTCAATGGTTTCTCTGAGCTTGCTATGGCCACCATAAAATTGCCTGTGTTCTTCAAGCAAAGGGACTACCTCTTCTTCCCTTCATGGGCTTACACAATACCAACCTGGATTCTCAAGATACCGATATCTTGCTTTGAGGTTGCCATCACAGTATTCTTGAGTTACTATGTCATCGGATTCGATCCAAATGTCGGAAG GTTGTTCAAGCAGTACCTGCTGCTATTGCTGGTGAACCAGATGGCCGCAGCATTGTTCAGATTTATTGCAGCATTGGGCAGGACCATGGTTGTCGCGAATACATTGGCGTCATTTGCTCTACTAGTGCTCCTTGTGCTCAGTGGATTTATCCTATCACACC ATGATGTGAAAAAATGGTGGATCTGGGGCTACTGGATCTCACCTCTCCAGTATGCGATGAACGCCATCGCAGTGAATGAGTTCCTTGGACACAAGTGGAACCGC CTTGTCCAAGGGACCAATACAACTTTAGGAATTGAAGTGCTCAAGTCCAGGGGGATGTTCACTGAGGCAAAATGGTACTGGATTGGCGTCGGTGCACTCTTCGGATACGTCATTGTGTTCAACATCCTATTCACCATCGCTCTAGGCTACCTTAAAC CATCGGGAAAAGCTCAGCAAATTCTTTCAGAGGAAGCACTGAAGGAAAAGCACGCCAATATCACCGGAGAAACGATCAATGATCCAAGAAACTCTGCATCTTCAG GACAAACTACCAACACAAGGAGAAATGCTGCACCAGGTGAGGCAAGCGAGAACAGGAGAGGAATGGTGCTCCCTTTCGCGCCGCTTGCTGTTGCCTTCAACAACATCAGATACTCTGTCGACATGCCTCCG GAAATGAAAGCACAGGGTGTGGATCAAGACAGGCTGCTTCTGCTGAAGGGAGTCAGTGGCAGCTTCAGGCCTGGGGTCCTCACTGCACTGATGGGAGTCAGTGGTGCTGGCAAGACAACACTGATGGATGTGTTGGCCGGCAGGAAGACGGGAGGCTACATCGAAGGTGACATCTCGATCTCTGGCTACCCGAAGAAGCAGGAAACCTTCGCTCGGGTCTCTGGTTACTGTGAACAGAATGACATCCACTCGCCAAATGTGACTGTTTATGAGTCCCTGGCTTACTCTGCTTGGCTCAGGCTGCCCTCTGATGTTGATTCAGAAACAAGAAAG ATGTTTATAGAGCAAGTGATGGAGCTGGTAGAGCTGAATCCACTGAGGGATGCGCTTGTTGGGCTACCTGGAGTAAATGGCCTGTCAACCGAGCAAAGAAAGAGGCTGACGATCGCTGTTGAGCTCGTCGCAAATCCTTCGATAATATTCATGGATGAGCCTACATCTGGCCTTGATGCAAGGGCGGCAGCAATTGTCATGAGGACGGTGAGGAACACCGTTGACACAGGCAGGACTGTTGTCTGCACCATCCACCAGCCTAGCATTGACATTTTTGAGGCCTTCGATGAG CTGTTCCTGATGAAAAGAGGTGGAGAGGAGATATACGTGGGTCCTCTAGGACACCATTCTTGTGACCTTATTGAATACTTTGAG GGAGTCGAAGGGGTCAGCAAGATCAAACCAGGCTACAACCCGGCAACATGGATGCTGGAAGTAACCACACTGGCACAGGAAGACGTACTGGGGATCAGCTTTACAGATGTCTACAAGAACTCAGATCTCTACCA GAGAAACCAGAGCTTGATCAAGGGCATCAGCAGGCCACCACAGGGGTCCAAGGACCTCTTCTTCCCAACACAATTCTCCCAGAGCTTCTCCACCCAGTGCATGGCCTGCCTCTGGAAGCAGAACCTCTCCTACTGGAGGAACCCTCCCTACACCGTCGtccgcttcttcttctccctcatCGTCGCCCTCATGTTCGGCACCATTTTCTGGCGCCTCGGCAGCAAAAG ATCGAGGCAGCAAGACCTGTTCAATGCCATGGGGTCGATGTACGCGGCGGTGCTGTTCATGGGGATCTCCTACTCGTCGTCGGTGCagccggtcgtcgccgtcgagcggACGGTGTTCTACCGGGAGAGGGCCGCCGGGATGTACTCTGCATTGCCATACGCCTTCGGACAG gtggtggtggagctgcCGTACGTGCTGGTGCAGTCGGCGGTGTACGGGGTGATCGTGTACGCCATGATCGGCTTCGAGTGGGAGGCCAAGAAGTTCTTCTGGTACCTCTACTTCATGTACTTCACGCTGCTCTACTTCACCTTCTACGGCATGCTCGCCGTCGGCCTCACCCCGAGCTACAACATCGCCTCCATCGTCTCCTCCTTCTTCTACGGCATCTGGAACCTCTTCTCCGGCTTCGTCATCCCCCGCCCG AGCATGCCGGTGTGGTGGAGGTGGTACTCGTGGGCGTGCCCGGTGTCGTGGACGCTGTACGGGCTGGTGGCGTCGCAGTTCGGCGACCTGAAGGAGCCGCTCCGCGACACCGGCGTCCCCATTGACGTCTTCCTTAGGGAGTACTTCGGCTTCAAGCACGACTTCCTCGGTGTCGTCGCCGTTGCTGTTGCGGGGTTCGCCACGCTCTTCGCCGTCTCCTTCTCGCTCTCCATCAAGATGCTTAACTTCCAGAGGAGGTGA